Part of the Dehalococcoidales bacterium genome is shown below.
GGTAACTATAGTTGCCCCTAAAGCTACCAATACCGGAGCGCAATCAGAAGGGCAGACTGCAAAACAGCCGCCTGCTCCCCACAAAGCGCTATGTTTTTTGTTGTTACCAGGAACCATATAGCACAGCAAGCCGCCTTTCCTGAGGCAATAAAACTCATTGTGCTCAGCTCTGTAGTACCAGCACCGTACTGCCTGACAAAGATTACCGGCAATGGTGCCCATATTTCTGAGCTGAGGAGTGCCTACTTTGTGTGCCGCTTCAGCCAACGCCGGATACTTTGAACTGACAATCGTCGACTCATATATTGCGGTGAGTCTGGTGAGGGCACCGATCTTGAGCGTTCCACTTTCTTCTTGTATGTACTCCAATCCCGGAATGGTCTTGATGTTTACCAGTTTGGTAGGAGGATTGGAATAGATCATGCCTTTCAGTGTGCATAAAATATCGGTTCCGCCGGCAATGATGGCTGAACCAGTGCCTAATGCCGAGACCGCTTCCTGGACTGACGTTGCATTGACATGCTGATTTATCTTATTCATTTCGTATTCTCCTTAAGCCTTTCCCAAGTGTTTCAGAATGCGGTCGGGACTCATCGGTCGAGTGAATTTAGAGAAATCGCCACCGATGGCATTGTGTATAGCCATCAACAAGGCTGCGAAGCCTGACCCATTGGCTGCCGGTTCACCCAGACCGCTCATACCGAAAGGACCGGTAGCATTGACGCTTTCGGTTAACCAGCCACCATGAACATCATCATTGATATCCATGGCAGTGTGAGCTTTCATATCTATATGGGTTTGGTCGAGCAGGGCACCTCTTTGAGGATCATGGTGAACATCCCAGAGAAGGCCTTTTCCACAGGCTGTCCATAGGCTCGAGCCGATCTGACCTCCGGCAGTAACCGGATCAATAACTCGGCCGCAATCAGTAGTATGGGCGTGCGCCAATATTTCTACATCCCCGGTATCGGGGTCAACCGCGACTTCAAAAGCACTGGCTACGCCCTGGCGATGGAAAGCAGGAGTACCGATCGGTTTGCCCTGGAATGGCCTTCTCAGTACTTCTGCGAAACTTTTTCCCACACCGATGATAGGTTTAGATATTCTGGCCATGACTTCAGCATGGGTGAGAGATTTGGACTGGTCGGTCTTAACAAAGATCTTGCCATCCCTGGCATGAAGGTCATCGACAGCAACGCCCAGTTGGTTGGCAGCATGAGCAAACAGCTGCTCGCGGATATCCAGAGCTGCCATCAGAGAGGCGGAGCCGTTACTGGAAGCACCCTGGCTACCAGCTTGCATGCCGCCATCTGGAGCCTGATCATTAGTACCGTAGGACGAACAGTAGACCGCTTCGAACGGAAGCCCAAGAGCTTCAGCAATGATATTAGCCTGAGTTACTGAGTTGGTACCGTTCTGGTTGTTACTCTGGCCGGTGACGAAGTTACAGGTGCCATCGGTGTTCATATAGATGACCACTCCACGTCCAGCGCCCGAATGGCCATGCCGATCGTTGAAGCAGGCAATGCCTACACCGTGGAGCCGTCCGTCTGGTAGAGTTCTGGTACCGGGAGCATGATATTTTTGTTCATAGT
Proteins encoded:
- a CDS encoding FAD binding domain-containing protein, whose product is MNKINQHVNATSVQEAVSALGTGSAIIAGGTDILCTLKGMIYSNPPTKLVNIKTIPGLEYIQEESGTLKIGALTRLTAIYESTIVSSKYPALAEAAHKVGTPQLRNMGTIAGNLCQAVRCWYYRAEHNEFYCLRKGGLLCYMVPGNNKKHSALWGAGGCFAVCPSDCAPVLVALGATIVTNQRSFPIADLYGGLANTLATNEVITEIQVPAPAAGTKQVYKKWAWRKAIDFPEVSVAVIATISGGNVSDAKIVLGGVSPIPWRATNAENFIKGKAINEANAIAAGDEAVKGATALPHNKYKIQITKGMVKKALLALV